Proteins encoded in a region of the Oligoflexus sp. genome:
- a CDS encoding 7TM diverse intracellular signaling domain-containing protein, protein MVSQLITMFALLFAFYGNAKAIESVVIPDDFEEAALAPFAVLADPQGQINFETLPREDKAWQIAPAPSMNLGYTATSYWLRFRMERQNTELERIFLEISYPLHDRLEIHIPDREGHYTTSLVGDNFPFSHRPIRVTRFVFELNLDDIRDQDIYVNIRSSSSMRIGMRLYTTARLLEKNQFETGAFFLFYGTMAAMILYNILLYASIREQTYIYYVFYILSHTLFQMSLNGHLLQFIFPSWPGLASNMIPTLVGTTTIGVSLFTQSFLESRTHIRICHRALDLALAGGCLLILLNFILPYSKTIALANILPMYFSVVCFASGIIRWRQGYKPASIYVLAFAAFFLGVLMGSSLTLGLLPSNMLTEYGAQIGSMIEVIMLSIALASKINGERKTRYEAQKKALELALEKQHSYQQMEKLLYPHQLIMVQKGQSIETTMPTGTDIACVLSFDVINSSKVKSEGFNELMEEFLSDCRDLMMRGYDGQSLTSAGYMIKEMGDGFLCSVGFPLKQLGQSKAECAVDLARQIISRFVQVNEQLDAPTPLHCCIGVAMGQVRSYFSQSGSVKYDMWGRGIILATRYESLRKEIMLKLELESANMLILQEDVYYSLPSDLRKEFQVHTLADLGLQVRDHPEARTLVFMQIPASLQTNSKAS, encoded by the coding sequence ATGGTGTCACAACTCATCACGATGTTCGCGCTCCTCTTCGCTTTTTACGGAAACGCCAAGGCGATTGAAAGCGTCGTCATCCCGGATGATTTTGAAGAGGCTGCGCTGGCACCGTTCGCAGTCCTCGCCGATCCCCAGGGTCAGATTAATTTTGAAACGCTTCCCCGCGAGGACAAGGCCTGGCAGATCGCACCTGCTCCGTCGATGAACCTTGGCTATACCGCGACATCGTATTGGCTGAGATTCCGCATGGAACGGCAAAACACCGAGCTGGAACGCATATTCCTGGAAATTTCCTACCCGCTCCATGACCGGCTTGAGATCCATATTCCAGATAGGGAAGGACATTACACAACATCTTTGGTCGGTGACAATTTTCCTTTTTCGCACCGCCCCATCAGGGTCACGCGCTTCGTTTTCGAACTCAATCTGGACGACATACGGGATCAGGACATCTACGTTAATATTCGCAGCAGCAGTTCCATGCGGATTGGTATGCGGCTTTATACGACGGCCCGGCTTTTGGAAAAGAATCAGTTTGAAACGGGCGCCTTCTTTCTTTTCTACGGGACCATGGCCGCCATGATCCTTTATAATATCCTTCTCTACGCGTCCATTCGCGAGCAGACCTACATCTACTACGTCTTCTATATCCTGAGCCATACCCTCTTTCAAATGAGCCTGAACGGGCATCTTCTGCAGTTCATCTTTCCGAGCTGGCCCGGGCTGGCGTCAAACATGATTCCGACGCTGGTGGGGACGACGACGATCGGCGTCAGTCTTTTCACGCAATCCTTCCTGGAGAGCCGAACGCACATACGGATCTGCCACAGAGCCCTTGATCTTGCGCTGGCTGGCGGTTGCCTACTGATCCTCTTGAATTTCATACTTCCCTACTCCAAAACCATAGCGTTGGCCAATATACTTCCCATGTATTTCTCGGTCGTCTGCTTTGCGAGCGGCATCATTCGCTGGCGGCAGGGCTATAAACCAGCCAGTATTTATGTGCTGGCCTTCGCCGCTTTCTTCCTCGGCGTCCTCATGGGCTCTTCGCTCACTCTGGGGCTCCTGCCGAGCAATATGCTGACAGAATACGGCGCTCAAATCGGCTCCATGATCGAAGTCATCATGCTTTCCATCGCCTTGGCCAGCAAGATCAACGGCGAACGCAAGACCCGTTATGAAGCGCAGAAAAAAGCCCTGGAACTCGCTTTGGAAAAGCAGCATTCCTATCAGCAGATGGAAAAGCTGCTTTATCCCCATCAGCTGATCATGGTGCAAAAGGGGCAATCCATCGAGACGACGATGCCGACCGGAACGGATATCGCCTGCGTCCTCTCCTTTGATGTGATCAATAGCTCCAAGGTGAAGAGCGAGGGTTTCAATGAGCTCATGGAGGAATTCCTGTCCGACTGCCGCGACCTCATGATGCGCGGTTATGATGGACAGTCTTTGACCAGTGCAGGCTATATGATCAAAGAGATGGGGGACGGTTTTCTGTGCTCGGTCGGCTTTCCATTGAAGCAGCTGGGACAATCGAAAGCGGAATGCGCCGTGGACCTTGCGCGGCAGATCATATCACGCTTTGTCCAGGTCAATGAGCAGCTCGACGCCCCCACCCCGCTCCACTGCTGCATTGGTGTGGCCATGGGCCAGGTCCGATCCTATTTCTCCCAGTCCGGTTCGGTGAAGTACGATATGTGGGGACGCGGCATCATCCTTGCCACGCGCTATGAGTCCTTACGCAAGGAAATCATGCTCAAGTTGGAGCTTGAATCGGCAAACATGCTGATCCTGCAGGAGGACGTTTATTACTCCCTGCCCTCGGACCTGCGCAAGGAGTTTCAGGTTCATACGCTGGCCGATCTGGGTCTTCAGGTGCGGGATCATCCAGAAGCCAGGACCCTTGTTTTCATGCAGATTCCTGCGTCTTTGCAGACCAATTCAAAAGCGAGTTAA
- a CDS encoding ABC transporter ATP-binding protein, whose translation MNQPLLSIENLKVAYGPTEVLHGVTLDVKPGEIVTLIGSNGAGKTTLLKSLFGAPRAREGRIVFRGEDITAVPTHRVARRGLSLVPEGRHIFPAMSVVENLKMGLTSRPNPTGVEEDLQTIFKLFPRLEERSTQRAGTLSGGEQQMLAIGRSLMAKPELLLLDEPSLGLAPLVVKAIFETLKQVASQGMTIFLVEQNANQALRLADRAYVLTNGRITLTGQGLELLANKDVQKAYLGGH comes from the coding sequence ATGAATCAGCCTTTGCTTTCCATCGAAAATCTTAAAGTCGCCTATGGTCCGACGGAAGTCCTGCACGGCGTGACCCTGGATGTCAAACCCGGGGAAATCGTGACTCTGATCGGCAGCAATGGGGCGGGCAAGACCACGCTTTTGAAAAGCCTCTTTGGTGCCCCGCGCGCGCGTGAAGGCCGCATCGTTTTTCGCGGTGAAGACATCACAGCCGTTCCCACTCATCGCGTGGCACGGCGTGGTCTTTCGCTCGTCCCTGAAGGCCGGCACATCTTCCCGGCCATGTCCGTTGTGGAAAACCTCAAGATGGGACTCACCTCGCGGCCGAATCCCACAGGAGTCGAAGAGGATCTCCAGACCATCTTCAAACTGTTCCCGCGACTTGAAGAACGCAGCACCCAGCGCGCCGGAACATTATCGGGCGGTGAACAGCAGATGCTCGCCATCGGCCGCTCTTTGATGGCCAAACCCGAACTCCTGCTGCTCGATGAGCCCAGTCTCGGCCTTGCTCCCTTGGTGGTCAAAGCCATCTTTGAAACTCTGAAGCAGGTCGCCTCGCAGGGCATGACCATCTTCCTTGTCGAGCAAAATGCCAACCAGGCTTTGCGCCTCGCCGACCGCGCCTATGTCCTGACCAACGGCCGCATTACGCTGACCGGACAGGGTCTTGAACTTTTGGCGAATAAGGATGTGCAGAAGGCTTATCTTGGGGGACATTGA
- a CDS encoding ABC transporter ATP-binding protein, with product MKPLLRVEDLSVRFGGIMALNKVNFEVAEGSITGLIGPNGAGKTTVFNCLTGFYRSQAGAILLNGPHGDVNLSTLLGAKFRFDDLAQPAQFFQKLYYGFFGGTHLVTRAGIARTFQNIRLFSEMSVLENLLVAQHLLVNRNIISGLFQLPSFRHAEEAAVDRAYRWLKTVKLEYYANHLAGSLSYGNQRRLEIARAMCTNPRLICLDEPAAGLNPKETRELADLIRLLREEHKATVLVIEHDMSLVMSISDHIVVLNYGQVIAADKPKAIQEHPKVLAAYLGTEAQA from the coding sequence ATGAAACCACTGCTTCGCGTCGAGGATTTAAGCGTGCGATTCGGGGGCATCATGGCCCTCAATAAAGTCAACTTTGAAGTGGCTGAAGGTTCCATCACTGGATTGATCGGCCCCAACGGTGCGGGGAAAACCACGGTTTTCAACTGCCTCACGGGTTTTTACCGCTCGCAGGCGGGAGCCATACTGTTGAACGGCCCCCATGGGGACGTGAATCTGAGCACTCTTCTGGGGGCGAAATTCCGCTTCGATGATCTTGCGCAACCCGCTCAGTTTTTCCAGAAACTCTATTACGGATTTTTTGGTGGCACTCACCTCGTCACGCGGGCCGGCATCGCCCGCACCTTTCAGAATATCCGGCTCTTCAGCGAAATGAGTGTTCTGGAAAACCTCCTGGTCGCCCAGCATCTTCTGGTGAATCGGAATATTATCTCGGGGCTTTTTCAGCTGCCCTCTTTCCGCCACGCGGAGGAGGCCGCGGTGGATCGCGCCTATCGCTGGCTCAAAACGGTAAAGCTCGAATACTACGCGAATCACCTGGCGGGAAGTCTATCCTACGGTAACCAACGCCGCCTGGAAATCGCGCGGGCCATGTGCACAAATCCACGTCTCATCTGTCTTGATGAACCGGCCGCTGGCCTGAATCCCAAGGAAACCCGCGAGCTGGCCGACCTGATCCGCCTGCTGCGTGAAGAGCACAAGGCGACCGTTCTGGTGATCGAGCACGATATGTCTCTTGTCATGAGCATCTCCGATCACATCGTGGTTTTGAATTACGGTCAGGTGATTGCGGCGGATAAGCCCAAAGCCATCCAGGAACACCCGAAAGTTCTGGCCGCCTATCTGGGCACGGAGGCGCAAGCATGA
- the livM gene encoding high-affinity branched-chain amino acid ABC transporter permease LivM, with protein MQKKNPLRILAGLAIAGLAALVMTGPISGIVLDGYDFQTNFKVPLILAGFAVLARLLFFIFPAERLRPAHNELPPRPARFQAWQMALGFLLVFMICASIPFWGSKYWISVLIMALIYVLLGLGLNIVVGLAGLLDLGFVGFYAVGAYGYALGFKYLDLGFWGALPTAALTAGLFGAVLGFPVLRMHGDYLAIVTLGFGEIIRLILNNWLDFTGGPNGLDAPPPTFFGWEFKEFATQGGVPFHEAFGFEYSKGLLDGFIYLTLLVAVALTLYGVHRLRRMPIGRAWEALREDEIACRSLGLNHVNIKLSAFMMGASIGGVAGVFFAAYQGFVSPVSFSFFESALVLAIVVLGGMGSLTGVVLSALFLTIMPELLREFSDYRILVFGIAMVLIMIVKPRGLVQLRRPYFAVKES; from the coding sequence ATGCAGAAGAAAAACCCTCTCCGCATCCTCGCGGGCCTTGCGATTGCGGGCCTCGCGGCTTTGGTCATGACCGGACCTATTTCCGGCATCGTGCTCGATGGCTACGATTTCCAAACCAATTTCAAAGTACCGCTGATCCTGGCAGGCTTTGCCGTGCTCGCGCGTTTGCTCTTCTTCATCTTTCCCGCCGAACGCCTGCGCCCCGCTCATAACGAACTGCCGCCCAGACCGGCCCGTTTCCAAGCCTGGCAGATGGCGCTTGGATTTTTGCTGGTCTTCATGATCTGCGCATCCATTCCCTTTTGGGGATCGAAGTACTGGATCTCGGTTTTGATCATGGCGCTGATCTATGTACTCTTGGGTCTTGGCCTCAATATCGTGGTCGGGCTTGCGGGCCTCCTTGACCTTGGCTTTGTCGGCTTCTATGCGGTCGGGGCTTATGGCTACGCCCTTGGTTTCAAATACCTCGACCTGGGTTTCTGGGGCGCTCTGCCGACAGCGGCGCTCACCGCCGGACTCTTCGGTGCGGTGCTCGGCTTCCCCGTTCTTCGCATGCATGGGGATTACCTTGCGATCGTGACCCTTGGTTTTGGGGAAATCATTCGACTCATTTTGAATAACTGGCTGGATTTCACCGGCGGCCCCAACGGGCTGGATGCTCCACCACCGACCTTTTTCGGCTGGGAATTCAAGGAATTTGCCACCCAAGGAGGGGTGCCTTTTCATGAGGCTTTCGGGTTTGAATACTCGAAGGGGCTTTTGGATGGATTCATTTATCTGACGCTGCTCGTCGCTGTGGCCTTGACGCTTTATGGAGTGCATCGCCTCCGCCGCATGCCCATCGGTCGTGCCTGGGAGGCCCTGCGCGAGGATGAAATCGCCTGCCGTTCGCTTGGTTTGAATCATGTGAACATTAAACTTTCCGCCTTTATGATGGGCGCCTCCATCGGTGGCGTCGCCGGCGTTTTCTTCGCGGCCTATCAGGGCTTTGTTTCCCCTGTTTCCTTCAGCTTCTTTGAATCGGCGCTGGTGCTGGCCATCGTTGTCCTTGGCGGCATGGGATCGCTGACCGGCGTTGTGCTTTCGGCCTTGTTTTTGACCATCATGCCCGAGCTTCTGCGTGAGTTCTCGGACTATAGGATACTGGTCTTTGGCATAGCCATGGTGCTGATCATGATCGTCAAGCCGCGCGGCCTTGTGCAGCTGCGACGTCCCTACTTTGCCGTGAAGGAGTCGTAA